The following are encoded together in the Vespa velutina chromosome 3, iVesVel2.1, whole genome shotgun sequence genome:
- the LOC124947970 gene encoding PH and SEC7 domain-containing protein isoform X8 — protein MAEELLVTLNRGDSSGFGFSLLGTAGLPHVIYDIVENSPAAKSGKVEAGDVILRVNEVDVNRFSTKEVLKCLRLSSDPVTLKLRRDPAIKAHVRRLLSPGDATTEEDASEVAKSTREGNIIAQNSRDVKSSSSSGCENEESRKSGSPVLPVGSPQGPQGATQYSTRSNGSYSDPSGSSDLEALLPSMDSFKEEERAQWEPLSGEKFGRQKNTPRFEAYMMTGDLMLNLSRTQQSSGFLPKYQKKVDSLRYNNHHSHHHHNHHNHHHHNSVPTSPNEMLGHHRAYKCTGSNSASTSPVGISKRDGGQCTSQGDSSKPNAAASSFGYSSGFVRTSRSEDHLQFQKDPSMSAVDIDIDDDVTSSLNTLLDTRPDSGQGLSSERIVWTYNAPVSSPSASERTSCCQNGSSSQSSSSSSSSSSSSGSSTEGTSPQRSLSPASPTSVSSSVMSSNSGSRRFPPPVPTAPPALVGPSGDGTTSSTSGLHPTNGDLSQSEAISNMSSPDYNDEETMDILSVRDIMMVSDPSDSDSTILASEPPQRRLKPSTTSNATNAPPTSYAQQQQQQQQQDSAAEHRIVIQVKGPDKDSSSRNASPRQARRRTVPSGGGSASSVDLLPPNISTVQNAAQRSSPSTLNSGNVTPEFVGYQELKESEDEREAYSAGFYDDQKHSGASPPQSADEESDIESLHSFHYSPKAVDLPSAVRLAKRLYSLDGFKKSDVSRHLSKNNDFSKAVAEEYLKYFNFERDTLDVALRKFLVQFSLTGETQERERVLVHFSKRYLDCNPGTFNSQDAVHTLTCAIMLLNTDLHGQNIGRKMSCSEFIENLSELNDGDNFPREVLKQLYNAIKSYPLDWALDDEGDETTTQVIQQGDGPAIAGTGNPFLDVPNVTGATEFKKGYVMRKCCYDSNGKKTPFGKRGWKMYYCTLRELVLYLHKDEHGFRNDSLHNAIRIHHALATKASDYTKKQHVFRLQTADQAEYLFQTSDSKELQSWIDTINFVCASFSCQPLAGAVGSQRKFQRPLLPCSHTKLSPREQLRDHEDRVSRLESELDEHKRHPPERGAKALAVQNYKEKGAYLHHETGIRRGRTISGREQYR, from the exons TGCTGAAATGTCTGCGGCTCTCATCGGACCCCGTCACCCTGAAGCTAAGAAGGG ATCCCGCGATAAAGGCGCACGTGCGTCGACTCCTATCACCTGGGGATGCAACGACCGAGGAGGATGCAAGCGAAGTCGCGAAATCAACCCGAGAAGGAAATATCATCGCACAAAACTCTAGAGACGTGAAATCCTCATCGAGTAGTGGTTGTGAGAACGAGGAATCGAGAAAATCTGGATCGCCGGTTTTGCCCGTGGGTTCACCTCAAGGCCCTCAAGGTGCCACACAATATTCGACCAGAAGCAATGGTTCCTACAGTGACCCATCGGGTTCGTCCGACTTGGAAGCCCTTTTACCATCAATGGATAGTTTCAAGGAAGAGGAACGTGCTCAGTGGGAGCCACTTTCTGGTGAAAAGTTCGGTCGTCAGAAGAACACGCCTAG GTTCGAAGCTTATATGATGACCGGCGATCTCATGCTGAACCTGTCGCGAACGCAGCAAAGCAGCGGTTTCCTGCCGAAGTACCAGAAGAAGGTCGACTCGCTTAGGTACAACAATCATCACTCTCACCATCACCATAATCATCACAATCACCACCATCATAACTCGGTACCTACCAGTCCTAACGAGATGTTAGGCCATCACCGTGCGTACAAGTGCACTGGCTCGAACTCGGCCAGCACCTCGCCGGTCGGGATCAGCAAACGCGACGGCGGCCAATGCACGAGCCAGGGCGACTCTAGCAAGCCCAATGCCGCCGCGAGCAGTTTCGGTTATTCGAGCGGCTTCGTCCGTACCTCGCGCTCCGAGGATCACTTGCAATTCCAAAAGGATCCCTCGATGAGCGCAGTGGACATAGACATTGACGACGACGTCACGTCCAGCCTGAATACCCTGTTGGACACGCGGCCGGACAGCGGCCAGGGCCTGTCCAGCGAGAGGATCGTCTGGACGTACAACGCGCCGGTCAGCTCGCCATCCGCCTCGGAGCGCACCTCCTGCTGCCAAAATGGTAGCTCCTCTcaatcctcttcctcctcatcctcgaGTTCCTCCTCGAGCGGCTCCTCGACGGAGGGTACTAGTCCGCAGCGTTCCCTATCACCTGCTTCCCCGACCTCGGTCTCGTCCTCCGTCATGTCCTCCAATTCTGGATCCCGTAGGTTCCCACCGCCGGTACCGACCGCTCCGCCGGCCCTGGTGGGACCCTCGGGCGACGGGACCACCTCCTCGACCTCCGGCCTACATCCCACCAACGGCGACCTCAGCCAGTCGGAGGCCATCAGCAACATGTCCAGTCCGGACTACAACGACGAGGAGACCATGGATATTCTCAGTGTGCGCGACATTATGATGGTCAGTGATCCCAGTGACAGTGACTCGACGATACTCGCGAGCGAGCCACCACAAAGGAGACTCAAGCCGAGTACTACGTCGAACGCTACTAACGCACCACCGACTTCCTACGctcagcaacagcagcaacaacaacaacaggaTTCTGCGGCCGAGCATAGGATAGTTATTCAAGTTAAGGGACCGGACAAGGATTCATCTTCGAGAAACGCTAGTCCAAGACAGGCAAGAAGAAGGACGGTTCCATCTGGTGGTGGTAGCGCATCGTCCGTTGATCTATTGCCACCGAACATTTCGACGGTACAAAATGCTGCCCAACGATCCTCACCATCGACTCTAAACTCTGGTAACGTTACTCCAGAGTTCGTTGGTTATCAG GAGCTCAAAGAAAGTGAGGACGAGAGGGAGGCTTACAGTGCTGGATTCTACGACGATCAGAAACACAGCGGTGCTTCTCCACCTCAGTCGGCTGATGAAGAAAGCGATATCGAGAGTCTCCATAGCTTCCATTACAGTCCAAAAGCGGTGGATCTACCGTCCGCCGTTCGACTAGCTAAAAGGCTATATTCTTTAGATGGCTTTAAGAAATCCGATGTCTCCAGACATCTTAGTAAAaa CAACGACTTCAGTAAAGCGGTAGCCGAGGAgtacttgaaatatttcaactttGAACGAGACACGCTGGACGTGGCTCTCAGAAAGTTCCTTGTTCAGTTCTCTTTAACGGGGGAGACCCAAGAAAGGGAGCGAGTTCTTGTACATTTCTCTAAGAGGTATCTTGATTGTAATCCCGGCACGTTTAACTCTCAAG aTGCAGTTCACACATTAACTTGTGCTATTATGTTGCTAAATACCGATCTTCATGGGCAGAATATCGGTAGAAAAATGTCATGTTCGgagtttatagaaaatttatcagaACTCAACGACGGTGATAATTTCCCTAGGGAGGTGCTAAAGCAACTTTACAATGCTATCAAGTCTTATCCCTTGGACTGGGCTTT gGATGATGAGGGCGATGAAACGACGACTCAGGTGATCCAACAGGGTGATGGACCAGCGATAGCTGGTACTGGAAATCCGTTTCTCGATGTGCCAAATGTTACAGGTGCTACGGAGTTCAAGAAGGGTTACGTTATGCGCAAATGTTGTTATGATTCCAATGGGAAAAAAA cTCCATTCGGGAAGAGAGGTTGGAAGATGTATTATTGTACATTGAGAGAgcttgtattatatttacataaggACGAGCATGGCTTCCGTAACGATAGTTTGCACAACGCGATACGTATTCATCATGCATTAGCGACGAAAGCGTCGGATTACACGAAGAAGCAACACGTTTTCAGGCTACAAACTGCCGATCAAGCGGAATATCTTTTCCAAACGAG cGATTCCAAAGAATTACAATCGTGGATCGACACAATCAATTTTGTATGCGCCAGTTTCTCATGCCAACCCCTCGCAGGAGCCGTCGGTTCTCAACGAAAATTTCAACGGCCTCTGTTACCCTGCAGTCACACCAAATTATCTCCT AGAGAACAGTTGCGGGACCACGAGGATAGAGTTAGCAGACTGGAATCCGAACTGGATGAACATAAACGGCATCCTCCGGAAAGAGGAGCTAAAGCTTTAGCcgtacaaaattataaagagaAGGGTGCATATTTACATCACGag ACTGGCATTCGCAGAGGTCGAACCATCTCTGGTAGAGAGCAGTATCGGTGA
- the LOC124947970 gene encoding PH and SEC7 domain-containing protein isoform X3 — protein sequence MCCKFHGCLKCFRTFHRFFRKDRNDGERFDYVKYIPLREVEAGDVILRVNEVDVNRFSTKEVLKCLRLSSDPVTLKLRRDPAIKAHVRRLLSPGDATTEEDASEVAKSTREGNIIAQNSRDVKSSSSSGCENEESRKSGSPVLPVGSPQGPQGATQYSTRSNGSYSDPSGSSDLEALLPSMDSFKEEERAQWEPLSGEKFGRQKNTPRFEAYMMTGDLMLNLSRTQQSSGFLPKYQKKVDSLRYNNHHSHHHHNHHNHHHHNSVPTSPNEMLGHHRAYKCTGSNSASTSPVGISKRDGGQCTSQGDSSKPNAAASSFGYSSGFVRTSRSEDHLQFQKDPSMSAVDIDIDDDVTSSLNTLLDTRPDSGQGLSSERIVWTYNAPVSSPSASERTSCCQNGSSSQSSSSSSSSSSSSGSSTEGTSPQRSLSPASPTSVSSSVMSSNSGSRRFPPPVPTAPPALVGPSGDGTTSSTSGLHPTNGDLSQSEAISNMSSPDYNDEETMDILSVRDIMMVSDPSDSDSTILASEPPQRRLKPSTTSNATNAPPTSYAQQQQQQQQQDSAAEHRIVIQVKGPDKDSSSRNASPRQARRRTVPSGGGSASSVDLLPPNISTVQNAAQRSSPSTLNSGNVTPEFVGYQELKESEDEREAYSAGFYDDQKHSGASPPQSADEESDIESLHSFHYSPKAVDLPSAVRLAKRLYSLDGFKKSDVSRHLSKNNDFSKAVAEEYLKYFNFERDTLDVALRKFLVQFSLTGETQERERVLVHFSKRYLDCNPGTFNSQDAVHTLTCAIMLLNTDLHGQNIGRKMSCSEFIENLSELNDGDNFPREVLKQLYNAIKSYPLDWALDDEGDETTTQVIQQGDGPAIAGTGNPFLDVPNVTGATEFKKGYVMRKCCYDSNGKKTPFGKRGWKMYYCTLRELVLYLHKDEHGFRNDSLHNAIRIHHALATKASDYTKKQHVFRLQTADQAEYLFQTSDSKELQSWIDTINFVCASFSCQPLAGAVGSQRKFQRPLLPCSHTKLSPREQLRDHEDRVSRLESELDEHKRHPPERGAKALAVQNYKEKGAYLHHELKRYKTYAYLLRSRLAFAEVEPSLVESSIGEVDEGSGALLNADVALVPPPVPDRPAINRYSYRAAIYNRNLLNGQDYCGDIG from the exons TGCTGAAATGTCTGCGGCTCTCATCGGACCCCGTCACCCTGAAGCTAAGAAGGG ATCCCGCGATAAAGGCGCACGTGCGTCGACTCCTATCACCTGGGGATGCAACGACCGAGGAGGATGCAAGCGAAGTCGCGAAATCAACCCGAGAAGGAAATATCATCGCACAAAACTCTAGAGACGTGAAATCCTCATCGAGTAGTGGTTGTGAGAACGAGGAATCGAGAAAATCTGGATCGCCGGTTTTGCCCGTGGGTTCACCTCAAGGCCCTCAAGGTGCCACACAATATTCGACCAGAAGCAATGGTTCCTACAGTGACCCATCGGGTTCGTCCGACTTGGAAGCCCTTTTACCATCAATGGATAGTTTCAAGGAAGAGGAACGTGCTCAGTGGGAGCCACTTTCTGGTGAAAAGTTCGGTCGTCAGAAGAACACGCCTAG GTTCGAAGCTTATATGATGACCGGCGATCTCATGCTGAACCTGTCGCGAACGCAGCAAAGCAGCGGTTTCCTGCCGAAGTACCAGAAGAAGGTCGACTCGCTTAGGTACAACAATCATCACTCTCACCATCACCATAATCATCACAATCACCACCATCATAACTCGGTACCTACCAGTCCTAACGAGATGTTAGGCCATCACCGTGCGTACAAGTGCACTGGCTCGAACTCGGCCAGCACCTCGCCGGTCGGGATCAGCAAACGCGACGGCGGCCAATGCACGAGCCAGGGCGACTCTAGCAAGCCCAATGCCGCCGCGAGCAGTTTCGGTTATTCGAGCGGCTTCGTCCGTACCTCGCGCTCCGAGGATCACTTGCAATTCCAAAAGGATCCCTCGATGAGCGCAGTGGACATAGACATTGACGACGACGTCACGTCCAGCCTGAATACCCTGTTGGACACGCGGCCGGACAGCGGCCAGGGCCTGTCCAGCGAGAGGATCGTCTGGACGTACAACGCGCCGGTCAGCTCGCCATCCGCCTCGGAGCGCACCTCCTGCTGCCAAAATGGTAGCTCCTCTcaatcctcttcctcctcatcctcgaGTTCCTCCTCGAGCGGCTCCTCGACGGAGGGTACTAGTCCGCAGCGTTCCCTATCACCTGCTTCCCCGACCTCGGTCTCGTCCTCCGTCATGTCCTCCAATTCTGGATCCCGTAGGTTCCCACCGCCGGTACCGACCGCTCCGCCGGCCCTGGTGGGACCCTCGGGCGACGGGACCACCTCCTCGACCTCCGGCCTACATCCCACCAACGGCGACCTCAGCCAGTCGGAGGCCATCAGCAACATGTCCAGTCCGGACTACAACGACGAGGAGACCATGGATATTCTCAGTGTGCGCGACATTATGATGGTCAGTGATCCCAGTGACAGTGACTCGACGATACTCGCGAGCGAGCCACCACAAAGGAGACTCAAGCCGAGTACTACGTCGAACGCTACTAACGCACCACCGACTTCCTACGctcagcaacagcagcaacaacaacaacaggaTTCTGCGGCCGAGCATAGGATAGTTATTCAAGTTAAGGGACCGGACAAGGATTCATCTTCGAGAAACGCTAGTCCAAGACAGGCAAGAAGAAGGACGGTTCCATCTGGTGGTGGTAGCGCATCGTCCGTTGATCTATTGCCACCGAACATTTCGACGGTACAAAATGCTGCCCAACGATCCTCACCATCGACTCTAAACTCTGGTAACGTTACTCCAGAGTTCGTTGGTTATCAG GAGCTCAAAGAAAGTGAGGACGAGAGGGAGGCTTACAGTGCTGGATTCTACGACGATCAGAAACACAGCGGTGCTTCTCCACCTCAGTCGGCTGATGAAGAAAGCGATATCGAGAGTCTCCATAGCTTCCATTACAGTCCAAAAGCGGTGGATCTACCGTCCGCCGTTCGACTAGCTAAAAGGCTATATTCTTTAGATGGCTTTAAGAAATCCGATGTCTCCAGACATCTTAGTAAAaa CAACGACTTCAGTAAAGCGGTAGCCGAGGAgtacttgaaatatttcaactttGAACGAGACACGCTGGACGTGGCTCTCAGAAAGTTCCTTGTTCAGTTCTCTTTAACGGGGGAGACCCAAGAAAGGGAGCGAGTTCTTGTACATTTCTCTAAGAGGTATCTTGATTGTAATCCCGGCACGTTTAACTCTCAAG aTGCAGTTCACACATTAACTTGTGCTATTATGTTGCTAAATACCGATCTTCATGGGCAGAATATCGGTAGAAAAATGTCATGTTCGgagtttatagaaaatttatcagaACTCAACGACGGTGATAATTTCCCTAGGGAGGTGCTAAAGCAACTTTACAATGCTATCAAGTCTTATCCCTTGGACTGGGCTTT gGATGATGAGGGCGATGAAACGACGACTCAGGTGATCCAACAGGGTGATGGACCAGCGATAGCTGGTACTGGAAATCCGTTTCTCGATGTGCCAAATGTTACAGGTGCTACGGAGTTCAAGAAGGGTTACGTTATGCGCAAATGTTGTTATGATTCCAATGGGAAAAAAA cTCCATTCGGGAAGAGAGGTTGGAAGATGTATTATTGTACATTGAGAGAgcttgtattatatttacataaggACGAGCATGGCTTCCGTAACGATAGTTTGCACAACGCGATACGTATTCATCATGCATTAGCGACGAAAGCGTCGGATTACACGAAGAAGCAACACGTTTTCAGGCTACAAACTGCCGATCAAGCGGAATATCTTTTCCAAACGAG cGATTCCAAAGAATTACAATCGTGGATCGACACAATCAATTTTGTATGCGCCAGTTTCTCATGCCAACCCCTCGCAGGAGCCGTCGGTTCTCAACGAAAATTTCAACGGCCTCTGTTACCCTGCAGTCACACCAAATTATCTCCT AGAGAACAGTTGCGGGACCACGAGGATAGAGTTAGCAGACTGGAATCCGAACTGGATGAACATAAACGGCATCCTCCGGAAAGAGGAGCTAAAGCTTTAGCcgtacaaaattataaagagaAGGGTGCATATTTACATCACGag TTAAAGAGGTATAAGACGTACGCCTACTTGTTACGTTCAAGACTGGCATTCGCAGAGGTCGAACCATCTCTGGTAGAGAGCAGTATCGGTGAAGTGGATGAAGGAAGCGGTGCTTTGTTGAATGCTGACGTAGCGTTAGTACCTCCTCCAGTTCCTGATCGACCAGCCATAAATAGGTACAGTTACAGGGCTGCCATTTACAACCGTAATCTTCTAAATGGTCAGGACTACTGCGGGGATATTGGTTGA
- the LOC124947970 gene encoding PH and SEC7 domain-containing protein isoform X2 translates to MAEELLVTLNRGDSSGFGFSLLGTAGLPHVIYDIVENSPAAKSGKVEAGDVILRVNEVDVNRFSTKEVLKCLRLSSDPVTLKLRRDPAIKAHVRRLLSPGDATTEEDASEVAKSTREGNIIAQNSRDVKSSSSSGCENEESRKSGSPVLPVGSPQGPQGATQYSTRSNGSYSDPSGSSDLEALLPSMDSFKEEERAQWEPLSGEKFGRQKNTPRFEAYMMTGDLMLNLSRTQQSSGFLPKYQKKVDSLRYNNHHSHHHHNHHNHHHHNSVPTSPNEMLGHHRAYKCTGSNSASTSPVGISKRDGGQCTSQGDSSKPNAAASSFGYSSGFVRTSRSEDHLQFQKDPSMSAVDIDIDDDVTSSLNTLLDTRPDSGQGLSSERIVWTYNAPVSSPSASERTSCCQNGSSSQSSSSSSSSSSSSGSSTEGTSPQRSLSPASPTSVSSSVMSSNSGSRRFPPPVPTAPPALVGPSGDGTTSSTSGLHPTNGDLSQSEAISNMSSPDYNDEETMDILSVRDIMMVSDPSDSDSTILASEPPQRRLKPSTTSNATNAPPTSYAQQQQQQQQQDSAAEHRIVIQVKGPDKDSSSRNASPRQARRRTVPSGGGSASSVDLLPPNISTVQNAAQRSSPSTLNSGNVTPEFVGYQELKESEDEREAYSAGFYDDQKHSGASPPQSADEESDIESLHSFHYSPKAVDLPSAVRLAKRLYSLDGFKKSDVSRHLSKNNDFSKAVAEEYLKYFNFERDTLDVALRKFLVQFSLTGETQERERVLVHFSKRYLDCNPGTFNSQDAVHTLTCAIMLLNTDLHGQNIGRKMSCSEFIENLSELNDGDNFPREVLKQLYNAIKSYPLDWALDDEGDETTTQVIQQGDGPAIAGTGNPFLDVPNVTGATEFKKGYVMRKCCYDSNGKKTPFGKRGWKMYYCTLRELVLYLHKDEHGFRNDSLHNAIRIHHALATKASDYTKKQHVFRLQTADQAEYLFQTSDSKELQSWIDTINFVCASFSCQPLAGAVGSQRKFQRPLLPCSHTKLSPREQLRDHEDRVSRLESELDEHKRHPPERGAKALAVQNYKEKGAYLHHELKRYKTYAYLLRSRLAFAEVEPSLVESSIGEVDEGSGALLNADVALVPPPVPDRPAINSMCGLIRCCSYKYAQLYGKH, encoded by the exons TGCTGAAATGTCTGCGGCTCTCATCGGACCCCGTCACCCTGAAGCTAAGAAGGG ATCCCGCGATAAAGGCGCACGTGCGTCGACTCCTATCACCTGGGGATGCAACGACCGAGGAGGATGCAAGCGAAGTCGCGAAATCAACCCGAGAAGGAAATATCATCGCACAAAACTCTAGAGACGTGAAATCCTCATCGAGTAGTGGTTGTGAGAACGAGGAATCGAGAAAATCTGGATCGCCGGTTTTGCCCGTGGGTTCACCTCAAGGCCCTCAAGGTGCCACACAATATTCGACCAGAAGCAATGGTTCCTACAGTGACCCATCGGGTTCGTCCGACTTGGAAGCCCTTTTACCATCAATGGATAGTTTCAAGGAAGAGGAACGTGCTCAGTGGGAGCCACTTTCTGGTGAAAAGTTCGGTCGTCAGAAGAACACGCCTAG GTTCGAAGCTTATATGATGACCGGCGATCTCATGCTGAACCTGTCGCGAACGCAGCAAAGCAGCGGTTTCCTGCCGAAGTACCAGAAGAAGGTCGACTCGCTTAGGTACAACAATCATCACTCTCACCATCACCATAATCATCACAATCACCACCATCATAACTCGGTACCTACCAGTCCTAACGAGATGTTAGGCCATCACCGTGCGTACAAGTGCACTGGCTCGAACTCGGCCAGCACCTCGCCGGTCGGGATCAGCAAACGCGACGGCGGCCAATGCACGAGCCAGGGCGACTCTAGCAAGCCCAATGCCGCCGCGAGCAGTTTCGGTTATTCGAGCGGCTTCGTCCGTACCTCGCGCTCCGAGGATCACTTGCAATTCCAAAAGGATCCCTCGATGAGCGCAGTGGACATAGACATTGACGACGACGTCACGTCCAGCCTGAATACCCTGTTGGACACGCGGCCGGACAGCGGCCAGGGCCTGTCCAGCGAGAGGATCGTCTGGACGTACAACGCGCCGGTCAGCTCGCCATCCGCCTCGGAGCGCACCTCCTGCTGCCAAAATGGTAGCTCCTCTcaatcctcttcctcctcatcctcgaGTTCCTCCTCGAGCGGCTCCTCGACGGAGGGTACTAGTCCGCAGCGTTCCCTATCACCTGCTTCCCCGACCTCGGTCTCGTCCTCCGTCATGTCCTCCAATTCTGGATCCCGTAGGTTCCCACCGCCGGTACCGACCGCTCCGCCGGCCCTGGTGGGACCCTCGGGCGACGGGACCACCTCCTCGACCTCCGGCCTACATCCCACCAACGGCGACCTCAGCCAGTCGGAGGCCATCAGCAACATGTCCAGTCCGGACTACAACGACGAGGAGACCATGGATATTCTCAGTGTGCGCGACATTATGATGGTCAGTGATCCCAGTGACAGTGACTCGACGATACTCGCGAGCGAGCCACCACAAAGGAGACTCAAGCCGAGTACTACGTCGAACGCTACTAACGCACCACCGACTTCCTACGctcagcaacagcagcaacaacaacaacaggaTTCTGCGGCCGAGCATAGGATAGTTATTCAAGTTAAGGGACCGGACAAGGATTCATCTTCGAGAAACGCTAGTCCAAGACAGGCAAGAAGAAGGACGGTTCCATCTGGTGGTGGTAGCGCATCGTCCGTTGATCTATTGCCACCGAACATTTCGACGGTACAAAATGCTGCCCAACGATCCTCACCATCGACTCTAAACTCTGGTAACGTTACTCCAGAGTTCGTTGGTTATCAG GAGCTCAAAGAAAGTGAGGACGAGAGGGAGGCTTACAGTGCTGGATTCTACGACGATCAGAAACACAGCGGTGCTTCTCCACCTCAGTCGGCTGATGAAGAAAGCGATATCGAGAGTCTCCATAGCTTCCATTACAGTCCAAAAGCGGTGGATCTACCGTCCGCCGTTCGACTAGCTAAAAGGCTATATTCTTTAGATGGCTTTAAGAAATCCGATGTCTCCAGACATCTTAGTAAAaa CAACGACTTCAGTAAAGCGGTAGCCGAGGAgtacttgaaatatttcaactttGAACGAGACACGCTGGACGTGGCTCTCAGAAAGTTCCTTGTTCAGTTCTCTTTAACGGGGGAGACCCAAGAAAGGGAGCGAGTTCTTGTACATTTCTCTAAGAGGTATCTTGATTGTAATCCCGGCACGTTTAACTCTCAAG aTGCAGTTCACACATTAACTTGTGCTATTATGTTGCTAAATACCGATCTTCATGGGCAGAATATCGGTAGAAAAATGTCATGTTCGgagtttatagaaaatttatcagaACTCAACGACGGTGATAATTTCCCTAGGGAGGTGCTAAAGCAACTTTACAATGCTATCAAGTCTTATCCCTTGGACTGGGCTTT gGATGATGAGGGCGATGAAACGACGACTCAGGTGATCCAACAGGGTGATGGACCAGCGATAGCTGGTACTGGAAATCCGTTTCTCGATGTGCCAAATGTTACAGGTGCTACGGAGTTCAAGAAGGGTTACGTTATGCGCAAATGTTGTTATGATTCCAATGGGAAAAAAA cTCCATTCGGGAAGAGAGGTTGGAAGATGTATTATTGTACATTGAGAGAgcttgtattatatttacataaggACGAGCATGGCTTCCGTAACGATAGTTTGCACAACGCGATACGTATTCATCATGCATTAGCGACGAAAGCGTCGGATTACACGAAGAAGCAACACGTTTTCAGGCTACAAACTGCCGATCAAGCGGAATATCTTTTCCAAACGAG cGATTCCAAAGAATTACAATCGTGGATCGACACAATCAATTTTGTATGCGCCAGTTTCTCATGCCAACCCCTCGCAGGAGCCGTCGGTTCTCAACGAAAATTTCAACGGCCTCTGTTACCCTGCAGTCACACCAAATTATCTCCT AGAGAACAGTTGCGGGACCACGAGGATAGAGTTAGCAGACTGGAATCCGAACTGGATGAACATAAACGGCATCCTCCGGAAAGAGGAGCTAAAGCTTTAGCcgtacaaaattataaagagaAGGGTGCATATTTACATCACGag TTAAAGAGGTATAAGACGTACGCCTACTTGTTACGTTCAAGACTGGCATTCGCAGAGGTCGAACCATCTCTGGTAGAGAGCAGTATCGGTGAAGTGGATGAAGGAAGCGGTGCTTTGTTGAATGCTGACGTAGCGTTAGTACCTCCTCCAGTTCCTGATCGACCAGCCATAAATAG CATGTGTGGTCTAATCCGTTGCTGCTCCTACAAATATGCGCAGCTATACGGAAAACATTAG